Proteins from a single region of Campylobacter sp. RM16704:
- a CDS encoding polyribonucleotide nucleotidyltransferase has translation MRHEININNHLEIFDTDKVAKQAAGAVLMQEKNAVVLATVAREEKMVEEDFLPLTVQYIEKAYAAGKIPGGYVKRETKPGDNETLSARIIDRSLRPLFPKGYAYPTQIVVMVLSADPEVDLQVMSLNAASVALYLSDIPIKAPVCGVRIGRINNEFILNPSNSELKNSSLDLYVAGVKDELLMIEMRALVNKQNNIHHINELSEDDTLKALEFASNAILRGSNEYEKAFAAYRKNSNLEFKTESDNAEIIEYIKNSYMTKLKIAINQMAKSERASEILQIAKEIEKEAISSQKEWCFEDIEKALHICKRELVRSQIINELKRADGRGLKDVRKIDIETNILPNAHGSCLFTRGQTQALVVATLGNDGDAQMSDLLTEKNPVCEKFMVNYNFPGFSVGEASPIKAPGRRELGHGNLAKRALHPSVDSEYAHTIRLVSEILESNGSSSMATVCGGALALRAAGVPSEKLIAGVAMGLVFENDKYAILTDIMGLEDHDGDMDFKVAGSLEGITALQMDIKLGGLEQHILKEALYQAKEAREYILNLMEEANSKIIVNESILPKVEIFNIDANKIPDIIGQGGKTIKEIIEKFEVNIDLDRDKGEVKIAGLNYDLINQSKEYILNLIQSKSSNKKREKKEMPKFEIGEEFVGKVQKVVDFGVFVELKEGVDGLLHNSKIKEKLELGNEVKVKVFEIKNGKVSLDLAE, from the coding sequence ATGCGACATGAAATAAATATTAACAACCATTTAGAAATATTTGACACAGATAAGGTTGCTAAACAAGCAGCTGGTGCGGTTTTAATGCAGGAAAAAAATGCTGTTGTTTTAGCTACTGTGGCTAGAGAAGAAAAAATGGTAGAGGAAGATTTTTTACCACTTACGGTTCAATACATTGAAAAAGCTTATGCTGCAGGTAAGATTCCAGGAGGCTATGTTAAAAGAGAAACTAAACCTGGTGATAATGAAACTTTAAGTGCTAGAATCATAGATAGAAGTCTAAGACCGCTTTTTCCAAAAGGTTATGCCTATCCTACACAAATTGTAGTTATGGTGCTTTCAGCAGATCCTGAAGTGGATTTACAGGTAATGAGTTTAAATGCAGCAAGTGTTGCTTTATATTTGAGTGATATTCCTATTAAAGCACCAGTTTGTGGTGTGAGAATAGGGCGTATTAATAATGAGTTTATTTTAAATCCTAGTAATAGTGAATTAAAAAATAGCTCACTAGATCTTTATGTAGCAGGTGTTAAAGACGAGCTTTTGATGATAGAAATGAGAGCTTTGGTCAATAAACAAAATAACATCCATCATATAAATGAATTAAGCGAAGATGATACTTTAAAGGCTTTGGAATTTGCAAGTAATGCGATATTAAGAGGTTCAAATGAATACGAAAAAGCATTTGCAGCTTATAGAAAAAATTCTAATCTTGAATTTAAAACAGAGTCAGATAATGCTGAAATAATTGAATATATAAAAAATTCTTATATGACAAAACTTAAAATTGCTATAAATCAAATGGCAAAAAGCGAAAGAGCTAGTGAAATTTTACAAATTGCGAAAGAAATAGAAAAAGAAGCCATATCTAGTCAAAAAGAATGGTGTTTTGAAGATATAGAAAAAGCTTTACATATATGCAAAAGAGAACTTGTTAGAAGTCAAATTATCAATGAGTTAAAAAGAGCTGATGGTAGAGGCTTAAAAGATGTTAGAAAAATAGATATTGAAACGAATATTTTACCAAATGCTCATGGTTCTTGTCTTTTTACAAGAGGACAAACTCAAGCTCTAGTTGTTGCTACTTTAGGCAATGATGGTGATGCACAAATGTCAGATTTGCTAACAGAAAAAAATCCAGTATGTGAAAAATTTATGGTTAATTATAATTTTCCAGGTTTTTCAGTAGGAGAGGCTAGCCCTATAAAAGCTCCAGGTAGAAGAGAGTTAGGTCATGGAAATTTAGCAAAAAGAGCATTGCATCCTAGTGTAGATAGCGAGTATGCACACACTATACGCTTGGTTTCTGAAATTTTAGAGAGTAATGGCTCAAGTTCTATGGCTACGGTTTGTGGTGGTGCTTTAGCCTTAAGGGCAGCTGGTGTTCCTAGTGAAAAATTAATAGCAGGTGTTGCAATGGGTCTTGTTTTTGAGAATGATAAATATGCTATATTAACTGATATTATGGGACTTGAAGACCATGATGGGGATATGGATTTTAAAGTTGCTGGAAGTTTGGAAGGAATTACTGCTTTACAAATGGATATTAAACTTGGTGGTTTAGAACAGCATATTTTAAAAGAAGCTTTATATCAAGCTAAGGAAGCAAGAGAATATATTTTAAATTTAATGGAAGAAGCTAATAGCAAAATCATAGTAAATGAATCAATTTTACCAAAAGTTGAAATATTTAATATTGACGCTAATAAAATTCCTGATATTATAGGACAAGGTGGCAAAACTATAAAAGAAATAATTGAGAAATTTGAAGTTAATATAGATTTAGATAGAGATAAAGGTGAAGTAAAAATTGCTGGTTTAAATTATGATTTAATTAATCAAAGCAAAGAATATATATTAAATTTAATACAGTCAAAATCTTCAAATAAAAAGCGCGAAAAAAAAGAAATGCCTAAATTTGAAATAGGAGAAGAATTTGTAGGAAAAGTTCAAAAAGTGGTGGATTTTGGAGTATTTGTTGAGCTAAAAGAAGGTGTAGATGGTTTATTGCATAATTCTAAGATAAAAGAAAAATTAGAATTAGGTAACGAAGTAAAAGTTAAAGTTTTTGAAATAAAAAATGGAAAAGTTTCTTTAGATTTAGCAGAGTAA
- a CDS encoding two-partner secretion domain-containing protein yields the protein MKTTKLTHHIILSGITVSLLFSPLMALPSGGKFTHGTTGTININGNTMNINGHKVSSVIQWGGGFSINQGESVNFGGSNKNYLNIAHGTSKSTIAGLLNANGNNVFLINPNGVIITKTGTINANRFVASTSSMDSAAMQNFANMNNFNDGLSFSPVFKPSKAGNVVNMGNINADKVLLIGNKVDIQGGKLGNSTTHLVGNNVYIDADSANLNSTINVTAIQGGYIQRQMNKFANDGYNFGNNTNIQNTNYTETNGQTHIGSNNFKKALTIGNMENEKANATEWFYFAKGWNEDKGYTRNVDEFRLVGNVDFSGNKGQGVEGRDWQNYANYCLSAGNCTNMIVGHNENFYYGGFNKTFDGQGYTLKNINIDTTSLSNKPRYVGIFGGVLGATFKNINVDYMGGGIKTNNYGHVGGFVGYAISGSTFSNISLNNIGDISSSGGSNGGNVGGFTGYAESATFSNISLNNIGDISSSSFVGGFIGYVYESTLTNISLNNIGDISSNSVGGSYAGGFTGYAVAATFSNISLNNIGNISSSNSVGGSYAGGFTGHAESATFSNISLNNIGNISSVNDSGSFAGGFAGYIYTFGTSSLTFKNIYIFFNPNMSISASGNYIYAGKFFGKGDFTGTLDNIHIYHHTNDLANATYDQNYWGSSNDKIQIHTYNNSNQESFYQDFLSKVNTISRPTPPTNPSTPSNPTNPDVILGSDDVISANDLNTWLREILAGNYWIDINDLSSIKGISEELKQSISFLEALYGQEGMKEILEGFGNDYKTNYRNYQRFATNKANLLAFINDKLKPLVKQSNKAFIDLKTAQEQLKTAIAKYNDYVKKVNENPSLKNDATLNSLKAEVDRLNNLSKELFASINNNQVLLQTWQNKTSNDSNNHFKIIGEFKNLALLTPNLDEVIVNGNENEDYKKVSRQVANAQKQTPTFEYEENEKEEVEETALMQKGKICIVSDNFKTMNPCVTGSF from the coding sequence ATGAAAACAACAAAACTAACTCATCATATCATACTTTCAGGTATAACAGTATCTTTACTTTTTTCTCCACTAATGGCTTTACCTAGTGGAGGTAAATTTACTCATGGAACAACAGGAACTATAAACATTAATGGTAATACTATGAATATTAATGGTCATAAAGTTAGTTCTGTCATTCAATGGGGTGGTGGATTTAGTATTAATCAAGGTGAGAGTGTAAATTTTGGAGGAAGCAATAAAAACTATCTAAACATTGCTCATGGAACAAGTAAATCTACTATAGCTGGTTTATTAAATGCTAATGGTAATAATGTATTTTTAATCAATCCTAATGGAGTAATCATTACTAAAACAGGAACTATCAATGCTAATCGCTTTGTGGCTTCTACTTCATCTATGGATAGTGCAGCTATGCAAAACTTTGCTAATATGAATAATTTCAATGATGGTTTAAGCTTTTCACCTGTATTTAAACCATCTAAAGCTGGTAATGTAGTTAATATGGGTAATATTAATGCAGATAAAGTGTTGCTTATAGGCAATAAAGTAGATATACAAGGTGGTAAGCTAGGTAATTCTACTACACACTTAGTAGGAAATAATGTATATATAGATGCAGATAGTGCTAATTTAAATTCAACTATAAATGTAACAGCTATACAAGGTGGTTATATACAAAGACAAATGAATAAATTTGCTAATGATGGTTATAATTTTGGAAATAACACCAATATACAAAATACAAACTATACAGAAACTAACGGACAAACTCATATAGGAAGTAATAACTTCAAAAAAGCCCTAACTATAGGTAATATGGAAAATGAAAAAGCTAATGCTACAGAATGGTTTTACTTTGCTAAAGGGTGGAATGAAGATAAAGGTTATACACGAAATGTTGATGAGTTTAGATTAGTAGGGAATGTGGATTTTAGTGGTAACAAAGGACAAGGAGTAGAAGGTAGAGACTGGCAAAACTATGCTAATTATTGTTTAAGTGCAGGTAATTGTACTAATATGATAGTTGGTCATAATGAAAATTTTTATTATGGTGGTTTTAACAAAACCTTTGATGGACAAGGCTATACTTTAAAAAATATCAATATAGACACAACTTCTTTAAGTAATAAACCTAGATATGTTGGTATATTTGGTGGTGTTCTTGGTGCCACTTTTAAAAATATCAATGTAGATTATATGGGTGGTGGGATAAAGACTAATAATTATGGCCATGTTGGTGGCTTTGTGGGTTATGCTATAAGTGGTTCAACCTTTAGCAATATTTCTTTAAATAATATAGGGGATATTAGTAGTAGTGGTGGAAGTAATGGTGGTAATGTTGGTGGTTTTACTGGGTATGCTGAGAGTGCAACCTTTAGTAATATTTCTTTAAATAATATAGGGGATATTAGTAGTAGTAGCTTTGTCGGTGGTTTTATTGGTTATGTTTATGAAAGCACTCTTACCAATATTTCTTTAAATAATATAGGGGATATTAGTAGTAATAGTGTTGGTGGTAGCTATGCTGGTGGTTTTACTGGGTATGCTGTTGCTGCAACCTTTAGCAATATTTCTTTAAATAATATAGGCAATATTAGTAGTAGTAATAGTGTTGGTGGTAGCTATGCTGGTGGTTTTACTGGGCATGCTGAGAGTGCAACCTTTAGTAATATTTCTTTAAATAATATAGGGAATATTAGTAGTGTTAATGATAGTGGCAGCTTTGCCGGCGGTTTTGCTGGTTATATTTACACTTTTGGTACTTCATCACTTACCTTCAAAAACATTTATATATTTTTTAATCCCAACATGAGTATAAGTGCAAGTGGTAATTATATTTATGCAGGTAAATTCTTTGGTAAAGGTGATTTTACTGGTACCCTTGACAATATCCATATCTATCATCATACAAATGATTTAGCTAATGCAACATACGATCAAAATTACTGGGGTAGTAGCAATGATAAAATCCAAATCCACACCTACAACAACTCAAACCAAGAAAGTTTCTATCAAGACTTTTTATCTAAAGTAAATACTATAAGCAGACCTACCCCACCAACTAACCCATCTACCCCATCTAACCCAACCAATCCTGATGTAATCTTAGGTAGTGATGATGTAATTAGTGCAAATGATTTAAATACTTGGTTAAGAGAAATTCTTGCAGGTAATTACTGGATAGATATAAATGATCTTAGTTCAATCAAAGGAATAAGTGAAGAACTAAAACAAAGTATATCTTTCCTAGAAGCCTTATATGGTCAAGAAGGTATGAAAGAAATACTAGAAGGTTTTGGTAATGACTATAAAACAAATTATAGAAATTATCAAAGATTTGCTACAAATAAAGCAAATCTTTTAGCCTTTATCAATGATAAATTAAAACCTTTAGTCAAACAATCTAACAAAGCCTTTATAGATTTAAAAACAGCTCAAGAACAATTAAAAACAGCTATAGCTAAATATAATGACTATGTTAAAAAAGTCAATGAAAATCCTAGCTTAAAAAATGATGCAACTTTAAATTCTTTAAAAGCTGAAGTAGATAGATTAAACAATCTTAGTAAAGAACTTTTTGCTAGTATAAATAATAATCAAGTATTATTACAAACTTGGCAAAACAAAACAAGCAATGATTCAAATAATCACTTTAAAATAATAGGTGAGTTTAAAAACTTAGCCTTACTTACACCTAATTTAGATGAAGTAATAGTTAATGGTAATGAAAATGAAGACTATAAAAAAGTATCACGCCAAGTAGCTAATGCTCAAAAACAAACACCTACTTTTGAATATGAAGAAAACGAAAAAGAAGAAGTAGAAGAAACAGCCCTAATGCAAAAAGGAAAGATTTGTATAGTAAGTGATAATTTTAAAACTATGAATCCTTGTGTTACTGGAAGTTTTTAA